In the genome of Myxococcus stipitatus, one region contains:
- a CDS encoding NAD(P)-dependent alcohol dehydrogenase, translated as MKRWELREPGRANLKLTSVAIPTPKPGEALVRVRAVSLNYRDKLILDSPAPRASREPLVPTSDMAGEVVATGEGVTRVRKGERVLAAFSPLWVDGPPVRVDGGIPSLGGPLPGVLSEYVSVPESWLVAAPRTLDDVKASTLPCAGLTAWTALMEHGAPRPGQTVVTQGTGGVSLFAVQLASALGARVIVTSGDEAKLARAKALGAAHGIDRRQTPDWEQAVLELTGGRGADVILEVVGGDNLGHSVRALASGGRIALIGVLEGFEARFPAVPLFQTHGIIQGVMVGHRRGLEELVRAVDTLRLEPVVDATYALDAFPQALEHLDRGPFGKLVVRVGA; from the coding sequence ATGAAGCGGTGGGAATTGCGCGAGCCGGGCCGCGCGAACTTGAAGCTGACGAGCGTGGCGATTCCCACTCCCAAGCCGGGCGAGGCGCTGGTGCGCGTGCGCGCGGTATCGCTCAACTACCGCGACAAGCTCATCCTCGACTCCCCCGCGCCGCGCGCCTCACGCGAGCCGCTGGTGCCCACGTCCGACATGGCCGGCGAGGTGGTGGCCACGGGCGAGGGTGTCACCCGGGTGCGCAAGGGAGAGCGGGTGCTCGCCGCCTTCAGTCCCCTGTGGGTGGACGGGCCTCCGGTTCGCGTGGACGGCGGCATTCCGAGCCTCGGCGGCCCGCTGCCCGGCGTCTTGTCGGAGTACGTCTCCGTCCCGGAGTCCTGGCTCGTCGCGGCGCCTCGGACGTTGGATGACGTGAAGGCCAGCACGCTGCCGTGCGCGGGCCTCACGGCGTGGACGGCGCTGATGGAGCACGGCGCGCCACGGCCGGGCCAGACGGTGGTGACGCAAGGCACGGGAGGCGTGTCGCTGTTCGCCGTGCAGCTCGCCTCCGCGCTCGGGGCGCGCGTCATCGTCACGTCGGGAGACGAGGCGAAGCTGGCCCGGGCGAAGGCCCTGGGAGCGGCGCACGGCATCGACCGCCGGCAGACCCCGGACTGGGAGCAGGCGGTGCTGGAGCTGACCGGGGGACGCGGCGCGGACGTCATCCTCGAGGTGGTGGGAGGAGACAACCTGGGGCACTCGGTGCGCGCGCTCGCCAGCGGGGGCCGCATCGCGCTCATCGGGGTCCTGGAGGGCTTCGAGGCGCGCTTCCCGGCGGTGCCGCTCTTCCAGACCCACGGCATCATCCAGGGGGTGATGGTCGGACATCGGCGGGGGCTGGAGGAGCTGGTCCGCGCGGTGGACACGCTGCGGCTGGAGCCGGTGGTGGACGCGACCTATGCGCTGGACGCGTTCCCCCAGGCGCTCGAGCACCTGGACCGAGGCCCCTTCGGCAAGCTGGTGGTGCGCGTCGGCGCGTGA
- a CDS encoding isocitrate dehydrogenase (NAD(+)): MANTRTVTVINGDGIGPEVMAATIRVLEALKVPLEFEHKDAGTEVVAKYGTNLPHETVEAVLRSGVALKGPTGTVVGGGLPSANVGLRKRLDLYSSLRPVKSVPNVKTRYENVDLVVVRENTESLYAGLEHIIVPGVVESLKIITEKASTRIARFGFEYARKHGRKKVTGVHKANIMKLSDGLFLDCCRKVGREYPEIQYEEVIIDNLCMQLVKDPTRFDVMVLENLYGDIVSDLCAGLVGGLGVVPGANIGERTAVFEAVHGTAPDIAGKGIANPTALMMSAVMMLDYLDMREEARRMEGAIQKVYGDGKVRTGDLGGGATTRDFTDAIIAAL, from the coding sequence ATGGCGAACACCCGCACTGTCACGGTCATCAATGGCGACGGCATCGGCCCCGAGGTGATGGCGGCCACCATTCGCGTCCTCGAGGCGCTCAAGGTTCCCCTCGAGTTCGAGCACAAGGACGCGGGCACGGAAGTGGTTGCGAAGTACGGCACCAACCTGCCCCACGAGACGGTGGAGGCCGTGCTGCGCAGCGGCGTCGCGCTGAAGGGCCCCACCGGCACGGTGGTGGGCGGCGGTCTTCCTTCGGCGAACGTGGGTCTGCGCAAGCGGCTGGACCTGTACTCGTCGCTGCGGCCCGTCAAGAGCGTGCCGAACGTGAAGACGCGCTACGAGAACGTGGACCTGGTGGTCGTGCGTGAGAACACGGAGAGCCTCTACGCCGGCCTGGAGCACATCATCGTCCCGGGCGTGGTGGAGTCGCTGAAGATCATCACGGAGAAGGCCTCCACGCGGATTGCTCGCTTTGGCTTCGAGTACGCGCGCAAGCACGGCCGCAAGAAGGTGACGGGCGTCCACAAGGCCAACATCATGAAGTTGTCGGATGGCCTCTTCCTGGACTGCTGCCGCAAGGTGGGCCGTGAGTATCCGGAGATCCAGTACGAGGAAGTCATCATCGACAACCTCTGCATGCAGTTGGTGAAGGACCCGACGCGCTTCGACGTGATGGTGCTGGAGAACCTGTACGGCGACATCGTGAGCGATTTGTGCGCGGGTCTGGTGGGCGGCCTGGGCGTGGTGCCGGGCGCGAACATCGGTGAGCGCACGGCGGTGTTCGAGGCGGTCCACGGCACGGCGCCGGACATCGCGGGCAAGGGCATCGCGAACCCGACGGCGCTGATGATGTCGGCGGTGATGATGCTGGACTACCTGGACATGCGCGAGGAAGCGCGTCGGATGGAAGGCGCCATCCAGAAGGTGTACGGCGACGGCAAGGTGCGCACGGGCGACCTGGGTGGCGGCGCCACCACGCGCGACTTCACGGACGCCATCATCGCCGCGCTGTAG
- a CDS encoding hybrid sensor histidine kinase/response regulator: protein MARLNPIEALSELLQGEQERVARLWAKRLRAEIYEVDIPGKDLRAPLRRLVSEMARLLKDRGEDAVRLWPEVARSHGADRYTQNFEPEDLTREFKALEEVLLHVYARHHGGLIEPEVAGLIAELVWEGDAAAQASYARILKTEEVRFREAAVMESVLNHVDVGILLAEVDGTVSFATPPVSRLMGVPMRAVVGGRAVNTLAPVLTQVNARHLAGEPFRVADMPFVRALKEQGPVRGVMMVVERPGGGEVTLEMSATPVWEEEGELAGVIQTFTDRTESANKTKALESAYGELRRLQGRLLQRTRQQALGQLAGGAAHALNNFLNVLRLRITLLQREYKPEHLEALDRTVQQIGELVARLQEFNVQRTEERPTDVNVDQTVRESLELARGELEQREHPVYVELDLNDPGAVRADAAFFRELVVNLMLASRDRMEEGGHLRVTTRAEGPGWLTLRIQDEGPRFAPEELSHLFDPLRRDPGAPQLSLYLAVARAQVQRWGGELMAENAPTGAGATFVVKLPRVQEQVAQASAQPSAAGETTAAAAPRRFQQTRRVLVVDDDLDNARMMAEVLGEEGYEVQVAHDPTVALGMWDRRRFDAALLDAVMPEMSGWELARELREKSPQVLLAIVTGMDVRGQNRANLALVDAVFRKPIDVGALDDFLAQAEGGSGGENGRGSEEPPLPSEAEHDHPG from the coding sequence GTGGCCCGGCTCAATCCCATCGAAGCGCTGTCGGAGCTGCTCCAGGGGGAGCAGGAGCGCGTGGCGCGCCTGTGGGCCAAGCGCCTGCGCGCGGAAATCTACGAAGTGGACATCCCCGGCAAGGACCTGCGCGCGCCGCTGCGGCGCCTGGTCTCGGAGATGGCGCGGCTGCTCAAGGACCGGGGCGAGGACGCGGTGCGGCTGTGGCCGGAGGTTGCCCGCTCTCATGGCGCGGACCGCTACACGCAGAACTTCGAGCCCGAGGACCTCACGCGCGAGTTCAAGGCGCTGGAGGAGGTGCTGCTGCACGTCTACGCGCGCCACCACGGCGGGCTGATTGAGCCCGAGGTCGCGGGCCTCATCGCGGAGCTGGTGTGGGAGGGGGACGCGGCGGCGCAGGCGTCGTACGCGCGCATCCTGAAGACGGAGGAGGTGCGCTTCCGCGAGGCCGCGGTGATGGAGTCGGTGCTCAACCACGTGGACGTGGGCATCCTGCTGGCGGAGGTGGACGGCACAGTGTCCTTCGCCACGCCGCCGGTGAGCCGGTTGATGGGCGTGCCCATGCGAGCGGTGGTGGGCGGGCGCGCGGTGAACACGCTGGCGCCGGTGCTGACGCAGGTGAACGCGAGGCACCTGGCGGGCGAGCCCTTCCGGGTGGCGGACATGCCCTTCGTGCGCGCGCTGAAGGAGCAGGGCCCGGTGCGCGGGGTGATGATGGTGGTGGAGCGTCCCGGTGGTGGCGAGGTGACGCTGGAGATGAGCGCCACCCCCGTCTGGGAGGAGGAGGGGGAGCTGGCCGGCGTCATCCAGACCTTCACGGACCGCACCGAGTCCGCCAACAAGACCAAGGCCCTGGAGAGCGCGTACGGCGAGCTGCGGCGGCTCCAGGGGCGGCTGCTCCAGCGCACCCGGCAGCAGGCGCTGGGGCAGCTCGCTGGCGGCGCGGCGCACGCGCTCAACAACTTCCTCAACGTGCTGCGGCTGCGCATCACGCTGCTGCAGCGGGAGTACAAGCCCGAGCACCTGGAGGCGCTCGACCGGACGGTGCAGCAGATTGGCGAGCTGGTGGCGCGGCTCCAGGAGTTCAACGTCCAGCGCACCGAGGAGCGGCCCACGGATGTGAACGTGGACCAGACGGTGCGCGAGTCGCTGGAGCTGGCGCGCGGGGAGCTGGAGCAGCGCGAGCACCCGGTCTACGTGGAGCTGGACTTGAACGACCCCGGCGCGGTGCGTGCCGACGCGGCCTTCTTCCGCGAGCTGGTGGTGAACCTGATGCTCGCGTCTCGCGACAGGATGGAGGAGGGCGGGCACCTGCGGGTGACGACGCGCGCGGAGGGGCCGGGCTGGCTCACGCTGCGCATCCAGGACGAGGGGCCTCGCTTCGCTCCCGAGGAGCTGTCGCACCTGTTCGACCCGCTGCGCAGGGACCCCGGGGCTCCGCAGCTGTCCCTGTACCTGGCGGTGGCTCGGGCGCAGGTGCAGCGGTGGGGTGGGGAGCTGATGGCGGAGAACGCGCCGACGGGGGCGGGCGCGACCTTCGTGGTGAAGCTGCCTCGGGTGCAGGAGCAGGTGGCGCAGGCGTCCGCGCAGCCTTCCGCGGCGGGGGAGACGACGGCCGCGGCGGCGCCTCGGCGCTTCCAGCAGACCCGGCGGGTGCTGGTGGTGGATGACGACCTGGACAACGCCCGGATGATGGCCGAGGTGCTGGGCGAAGAGGGCTACGAGGTGCAGGTGGCCCATGACCCCACCGTGGCGCTGGGGATGTGGGACCGGCGCCGCTTCGACGCGGCCTTGCTGGACGCGGTGATGCCCGAGATGAGCGGGTGGGAGCTGGCGCGCGAGCTGCGTGAGAAGTCGCCCCAGGTGTTGCTCGCCATCGTCACGGGCATGGACGTGCGCGGGCAGAATCGGGCGAACCTGGCGCTGGTGGACGCGGTGTTCCGCAAGCCCATCGACGTGGGAGCGCTGGATGACTTCCTGGCGCAGGCGGAAGGGGGCTCGGGCGGAGAGAACGGTCGAGGCTCCGAGGAGCCCCCTCTTCCCAGCGAGGCCGAGCACGACCATCCGGGGTGA
- a CDS encoding right-handed parallel beta-helix repeat-containing protein, with protein MFKSGFLGILLVLLMPTVALATDVPGGTISFATVWKAAGNPWRLQGSLTIDKGALLILEPGVVVETASATGIQLNVRGSLLVEGTAASPVSIQLQANNIEVLGTVVADHLTVVGGQPAFSISNGGSVDFENGVIKGCQQAMWLAKGEATLRSSVIHGCTPAATSPLISIADPGAKTTLVHNTFFDNGGVAIEGLMPTRNTDLSITVHDNIIMGRGYYGVRLANVRAPVVHHNAVWGFLISNYLGVSPGEGSVNANPLLQDFAKLSENSPVRNAASDGTDMGAFPYAGHPVHPLLLEGILRSDRTLTGDNVVTGDLRVPPGVSLTLAPGARVTVTNLKNGPDNGTVPVKVIIEGPLKAEGTADAPIRFHRGSTEAPAAELHGEATFQHAEVEGGLLIRGTATFQDSTLTGILDVYRVGGTGSATLKDSALMLSSSLVTEDNSTTTVENLTLSGGRLEARGNSTLTAKKVTATQGGVSVYDSATATVTDSSFMEGGPCLRVAGGSLTFERGSLQKCINAVEATGGIVNVSYSLVRDNTRKAPAMAGGFHLANASASIVHNTIVNNAWGGLSIATQPQNTVEIRDNIIHANEHVGIEVVPATNISIHHNAVWGHADNYRGNPTLGSGSLTEDPLLVSPRHVTVMENSPCRNAASDGTDMGAFPYVPVPAASIALDRYSVTLPGNSTSQVIARVLDAAGLELPRAVVTWSVPAEVGTIDSSGKLTAGCALGSYPGAVVATAGALSTSADVTVTLGPVQSVTLTPSQVTLRIGETQQFSVSAPDACGREVPTTRRWDVSKLSLGNISTSGLYVAGTQVMSEAKGILVEVGGLFAYASVNIQPGPVQTVKLSPAHLTVAANSQAQVSAVALDRVGNPVSADISLRVVRGGGTLDAANRFTAGTVAGSFPRTLEASVDGVTATADVTVTPGSLVRFDVVPSLNEVTTRSTRQFTAQGFDAWGNKWTLAPTWTVTNPSLGTIDSKGLLRTGTVAGLYSGGVKATTEGISRSVDVRVLPGSLSRLALTPPFTTLEPEGTQQFGVMGVDADGNPVVISPVWSVELPGAGSITSGGLYTAPKVAGTYSYSVRVAAEHLSLYATVYVKPGAISRLEISPAAPTVALKDTVPFQVKAFDAFDNEVTSFSASWSVVKGGGSISASGVFTAGTVAGTFADTVQVSVAGVTKTASVTVTPGAVSRVVLSPQGPTVPAGSTVAFSAKAFDVYGNEVTSAPATWKVVNGGGSIDGAGVFTAGIVVGAFPGTVQVSVGGIVEQTSVSVVAAAPSRVVLSPQNPTLPAGGTVTFSARAFDVYGNEAPAYPATWKVVNGGGTVDASGVFSAGTLGGTFLNTVQVTVGSATGTTSVTVTSTTPNPEPGEPSRIVLTPQNPTLSAGSSVTFRAQAFDALGNETTRYPATWKVVNGGGSIDASGVFTAGSVGGTFSNTVQVTVGSVTVTTSVTVTMPNPEPGEPVRIVLTPQNPTLSAGSSVTFRVQAFDALGNETTRYPATWKVVSGGGSIDASGVFTAGSVGGTFLNTVQVTVGSVTGTTSVTVTATTPNPEPECQRSSDCGGGETCNAGVCEAPPVSGEKEGGGGCSSSGSGTSVFGLLVLVMLALESRKRRAAR; from the coding sequence GTGTTCAAATCAGGATTCCTCGGGATTCTCCTCGTCTTGTTGATGCCCACCGTCGCGCTGGCGACCGACGTCCCGGGCGGGACCATCAGCTTCGCCACCGTCTGGAAGGCGGCGGGGAATCCCTGGAGGCTCCAGGGGTCTCTCACCATCGATAAGGGCGCCCTGCTGATCCTGGAGCCCGGGGTCGTGGTGGAGACCGCGAGCGCCACCGGCATCCAGCTCAATGTCAGAGGCTCCCTGTTGGTCGAGGGGACCGCGGCCTCGCCCGTCTCCATCCAGCTCCAGGCCAACAACATCGAGGTCCTGGGGACCGTGGTCGCCGACCATCTCACCGTCGTTGGAGGCCAGCCTGCCTTTTCCATCAGTAATGGCGGCAGCGTCGACTTCGAGAATGGCGTCATCAAGGGCTGCCAGCAGGCGATGTGGCTCGCCAAGGGCGAGGCAACCCTCCGCTCCAGCGTGATTCATGGGTGCACCCCGGCGGCCACCAGCCCCCTCATCAGCATCGCCGACCCGGGGGCGAAGACGACGCTCGTCCACAACACCTTCTTCGACAATGGAGGGGTCGCCATCGAGGGGCTCATGCCCACGCGGAACACGGACCTCTCCATCACCGTCCACGACAACATCATCATGGGCAGGGGCTACTATGGCGTGCGGTTGGCGAATGTCCGCGCGCCCGTCGTTCATCACAACGCGGTGTGGGGCTTCCTGATCTCCAACTACCTGGGGGTCAGCCCCGGGGAAGGGAGCGTCAATGCCAATCCCCTCCTCCAGGACTTCGCCAAGCTCTCCGAGAACTCTCCCGTGAGGAATGCCGCCTCGGATGGGACGGACATGGGGGCGTTCCCCTATGCGGGGCATCCCGTCCACCCCCTCCTCCTCGAAGGCATCCTGCGCTCGGACCGGACGTTGACCGGTGACAACGTCGTCACCGGAGACCTCCGGGTTCCCCCGGGGGTCTCCCTGACGCTCGCGCCCGGTGCCCGCGTCACCGTCACGAACCTGAAGAATGGGCCTGACAACGGCACCGTGCCGGTGAAGGTCATCATCGAGGGCCCGCTGAAAGCCGAAGGGACCGCCGACGCGCCCATCAGGTTCCATCGTGGGTCTACCGAGGCCCCGGCGGCCGAGCTCCATGGCGAGGCGACCTTCCAACACGCAGAGGTGGAGGGGGGGCTCCTCATCCGGGGCACGGCCACGTTCCAGGATTCCACCCTGACGGGGATTCTCGACGTGTACAGGGTCGGGGGCACGGGCTCCGCCACGCTCAAGGACTCCGCCTTGATGCTCTCCAGCTCCCTCGTGACCGAGGACAACAGCACCACCACGGTCGAGAACCTCACCCTGTCGGGAGGGCGGCTGGAGGCCCGGGGGAACAGCACCCTCACGGCCAAGAAGGTCACCGCGACGCAAGGGGGCGTCTCTGTCTACGACTCCGCCACCGCGACGGTGACGGACTCCTCCTTCATGGAGGGAGGGCCCTGTCTGAGGGTCGCGGGCGGCTCGCTCACCTTCGAGAGGGGCTCGCTCCAGAAGTGCATCAACGCGGTCGAGGCCACGGGGGGCATCGTGAATGTCTCCTACAGCCTGGTGCGCGACAACACGCGGAAGGCTCCCGCGATGGCGGGGGGCTTCCACCTCGCCAATGCCTCCGCCTCCATCGTCCACAACACCATCGTCAACAACGCGTGGGGCGGCCTCTCCATCGCCACCCAGCCGCAGAACACCGTGGAGATTCGCGACAACATCATCCACGCCAACGAGCACGTGGGCATCGAGGTCGTGCCGGCGACCAACATCTCCATCCATCACAACGCGGTCTGGGGGCACGCCGACAACTACCGGGGGAACCCCACGCTGGGGTCTGGGAGTCTCACCGAGGACCCGCTCCTCGTCAGTCCTCGCCACGTGACGGTCATGGAGAACTCTCCTTGCCGCAATGCCGCGTCGGATGGGACGGACATGGGTGCCTTCCCCTATGTCCCGGTCCCCGCCGCGTCCATCGCGTTGGACAGGTACTCCGTCACGCTGCCCGGCAACAGCACGTCTCAAGTCATCGCCAGGGTCCTCGACGCGGCGGGGCTGGAGTTGCCACGCGCGGTCGTCACCTGGTCGGTCCCCGCCGAGGTGGGGACCATCGACTCGAGCGGAAAGCTCACCGCGGGGTGTGCGCTCGGTTCGTATCCTGGCGCGGTGGTCGCGACGGCGGGGGCGCTGTCCACCTCGGCGGATGTGACGGTGACGTTGGGGCCCGTCCAGTCGGTGACGCTCACCCCGTCGCAAGTGACGTTGCGCATCGGCGAGACGCAGCAGTTCTCGGTGTCGGCCCCGGATGCCTGCGGCCGTGAAGTCCCGACGACGCGCCGGTGGGACGTGAGCAAACTGTCGCTGGGTAACATCTCGACCAGCGGTCTCTACGTCGCGGGCACCCAGGTCATGAGTGAGGCGAAGGGCATCCTGGTCGAGGTGGGCGGCTTGTTTGCCTATGCGAGCGTGAACATCCAGCCGGGGCCGGTGCAGACCGTCAAGCTGTCACCCGCGCACCTCACGGTGGCGGCGAACTCCCAGGCGCAGGTCTCCGCCGTGGCCCTCGATCGCGTGGGGAACCCCGTGTCGGCCGACATCTCCTTGAGGGTCGTCCGAGGGGGAGGCACCCTCGACGCTGCGAACCGCTTCACCGCGGGAACCGTCGCGGGCTCCTTCCCGAGAACCCTCGAGGCCTCGGTCGACGGAGTCACCGCGACGGCGGACGTCACCGTGACCCCAGGTTCGCTCGTGCGCTTCGACGTGGTGCCCAGCCTCAATGAGGTGACGACGCGGTCGACCCGCCAGTTCACGGCGCAAGGGTTCGACGCGTGGGGGAACAAGTGGACCCTGGCCCCGACGTGGACCGTGACCAACCCCTCGCTGGGGACCATCGACTCCAAGGGCCTGCTGAGGACCGGTACGGTGGCGGGGCTCTATTCGGGGGGCGTGAAGGCGACGACGGAGGGCATCTCTCGCTCCGTGGACGTCAGGGTGCTGCCGGGGTCGTTGTCGAGGCTCGCGCTCACGCCCCCGTTCACCACGCTGGAGCCCGAGGGCACGCAGCAGTTCGGAGTGATGGGGGTCGACGCGGATGGCAACCCGGTGGTCATCTCTCCGGTGTGGTCGGTGGAGCTGCCGGGCGCGGGGAGCATCACGTCGGGCGGGCTTTACACCGCGCCGAAGGTCGCGGGGACGTACTCCTACAGCGTGCGCGTGGCCGCGGAGCACCTCTCGCTCTACGCCACTGTCTACGTGAAGCCCGGCGCCATCAGCCGGCTGGAGATCTCCCCGGCGGCACCCACTGTCGCCTTGAAGGACACGGTGCCGTTCCAGGTGAAGGCGTTCGATGCGTTCGACAATGAGGTCACCTCGTTCTCCGCGTCGTGGAGCGTCGTGAAGGGAGGAGGCAGCATCAGCGCCTCCGGTGTCTTCACCGCGGGCACCGTGGCGGGGACATTCGCGGACACCGTGCAGGTCAGCGTGGCGGGAGTGACGAAGACGGCCAGCGTCACCGTCACGCCAGGGGCGGTGAGCCGGGTGGTCCTGTCGCCACAGGGGCCCACGGTTCCGGCGGGGAGCACGGTGGCGTTCAGCGCGAAGGCGTTCGATGTGTACGGCAACGAGGTGACTTCGGCGCCCGCGACGTGGAAGGTGGTGAATGGCGGGGGCTCCATCGATGGAGCGGGAGTCTTCACGGCGGGCATCGTGGTGGGGGCCTTCCCGGGGACGGTGCAAGTCTCTGTGGGGGGAATCGTAGAGCAGACCTCCGTCTCGGTGGTGGCCGCCGCGCCGAGCCGTGTCGTCCTGTCGCCGCAGAACCCCACGCTTCCTGCGGGGGGAACGGTGACCTTCAGCGCGCGGGCGTTCGACGTGTACGGGAACGAGGCGCCCGCGTACCCGGCGACGTGGAAGGTGGTGAACGGTGGAGGCACCGTTGATGCCTCGGGTGTCTTCAGCGCGGGCACGTTGGGAGGCACGTTCCTGAATACCGTCCAGGTGACGGTGGGGAGCGCGACGGGGACGACCTCGGTGACCGTCACCTCGACGACGCCGAACCCCGAGCCCGGCGAGCCGAGCCGCATCGTCCTCACGCCGCAGAACCCCACGCTGTCGGCGGGAAGCTCGGTGACCTTCCGCGCGCAGGCGTTCGACGCGCTGGGCAACGAGACGACCCGGTACCCGGCGACGTGGAAGGTGGTGAACGGGGGAGGCTCCATCGACGCCTCGGGTGTCTTCACCGCCGGCTCGGTGGGGGGCACGTTCTCGAACACCGTCCAGGTGACGGTGGGCAGCGTGACGGTGACGACCTCGGTGACCGTCACGATGCCGAATCCCGAGCCCGGCGAGCCGGTCCGGATTGTCCTCACGCCGCAGAACCCGACGCTGTCGGCGGGAAGCTCGGTGACCTTCCGTGTGCAGGCGTTCGACGCGCTGGGCAACGAGACGACCCGGTACCCGGCGACGTGGAAGGTGGTGAGCGGTGGAGGCTCCATCGACGCCTCGGGTGTCTTCACCGCTGGCTCGGTGGGGGGCACGTTCTTGAACACCGTCCAGGTGACGGTGGGGAGCGTGACGGGGACGACCTCGGTGACCGTCACCGCGACGACGCCGAATCCCGAGCCCGAGTGCCAGCGGTCGTCGGACTGTGGCGGAGGTGAGACATGTAACGCCGGAGTCTGCGAGGCGCCGCCTGTCTCGGGGGAAAAGGAAGGGGGCGGAGGTTGCAGCAGCTCGGGGAGCGGGACGTCGGTGTTCGGGCTGCTGGTGCTGGTGATGCTGGCGCTCGAGTCGCGGAAGCGCCGCGCCGCGCGGTGA
- a CDS encoding LysR family transcriptional regulator: MTDRLSGVLVFVQAAEAGGFALAAQRLGLTRSAVGKSIARLEQRLGTRLFQRTTRQQRLTEDGQVFYERCVRALSELEAAEAALDSGRSEPTGRLRVTASVLFGRHLVAPLLWELAREHPGLELEMSFSDRVVDLIEDGYDLAIRVAPLADQSGLAARKLGAQMMVVCASPDYVARHGRPRTLEDLTRHEALTYGRQGQSKPWLFPDGKGGDTPVRVRGRLRLDDLESIADAATQGLGIAWLPCWLIAERLHRGDLVDVLEGVGRHGNEIFAVWPQNKHLPSKVRRAIDLLAARLPERLATAMRKPPRPGRKR; this comes from the coding sequence ATGACCGACCGGCTCAGTGGAGTGCTCGTGTTCGTCCAGGCCGCGGAGGCCGGGGGCTTCGCGCTCGCGGCGCAGCGCCTGGGGCTGACCCGCTCCGCCGTGGGCAAGAGCATCGCGCGGCTGGAGCAGCGCCTGGGCACCCGCCTGTTCCAGCGCACCACGCGCCAGCAGCGCCTCACCGAGGACGGGCAGGTCTTCTACGAGCGCTGTGTGCGCGCCCTGTCGGAATTGGAGGCCGCGGAGGCCGCGCTCGACTCCGGACGCAGCGAGCCCACGGGGCGGCTGCGCGTCACCGCGTCCGTGTTGTTCGGCCGGCACCTGGTCGCGCCGTTGTTGTGGGAGCTGGCCCGTGAGCACCCGGGGCTCGAACTGGAGATGTCCTTCAGCGACCGCGTGGTGGACCTCATCGAGGACGGCTACGACCTGGCCATCCGCGTCGCGCCGCTCGCGGACCAGTCCGGGCTCGCCGCGCGCAAGCTCGGTGCGCAGATGATGGTGGTGTGCGCCTCACCGGACTACGTGGCCCGTCATGGCCGGCCTCGGACGCTGGAGGACCTGACCCGTCACGAGGCCCTCACCTACGGGCGCCAGGGCCAGAGCAAGCCGTGGCTGTTTCCAGACGGGAAGGGTGGCGATACACCCGTCCGCGTCCGCGGACGTCTGCGATTGGATGACCTGGAGTCCATCGCCGACGCCGCGACGCAAGGCCTGGGCATCGCGTGGCTGCCGTGCTGGCTCATCGCGGAGCGGCTGCACCGGGGCGACCTGGTGGATGTGCTGGAGGGCGTGGGGCGCCACGGGAACGAAATCTTCGCCGTCTGGCCTCAGAACAAGCACCTGCCCAGCAAGGTGCGCAGGGCCATCGACCTGCTCGCGGCGCGCCTCCCCGAGCGGCTCGCCACCGCGATGCGCAAGCCTCCGCGTCCCGGAAGGAAGCGCTGA
- a CDS encoding DUF2270 domain-containing protein: MPLNEPIKTDLLESPWLSQQAMAQLFRGELSRSDTWRTRLDTTTNWALTTTAAVISFGFATPASSHVTFLVGIWMVVSFLLVEARRYRYYDLWNRRVRLLEDGWWAPMLRREPVDPDALRELAVEMSRPQIQLSLLSAISTRINRTYGPILLVLLLTWFSKVYSYPQPPRDFSEFVDRAHVAWIPGGLVMTALCFITVAAAYLFISSFFIRAPLGELRTRPRGRRAALWESFYRPYAIHRRHRPTRRPPRSPDAASEH; this comes from the coding sequence ATGCCCCTCAACGAGCCCATCAAGACCGACCTGCTCGAGTCGCCCTGGCTGTCCCAGCAGGCCATGGCCCAGCTGTTCCGGGGCGAGCTGAGCCGCTCCGACACCTGGCGCACCCGCCTGGACACGACGACCAACTGGGCGCTCACCACCACCGCGGCCGTCATCTCCTTCGGCTTCGCCACGCCCGCGAGCTCCCACGTCACCTTCCTCGTGGGCATCTGGATGGTGGTGTCCTTCCTGCTCGTCGAGGCGCGGCGCTATCGCTACTACGACTTGTGGAACCGCCGGGTGAGGCTCCTGGAGGACGGCTGGTGGGCCCCCATGCTGCGCCGGGAGCCGGTGGACCCGGATGCCCTGCGGGAGCTCGCCGTGGAGATGTCCCGGCCACAAATCCAGCTCTCGCTCCTGTCCGCCATCTCCACCCGCATCAACCGCACCTATGGCCCCATCCTGCTGGTGCTGCTCCTGACGTGGTTCTCCAAGGTCTACAGCTACCCGCAGCCCCCCCGGGACTTCTCCGAGTTCGTCGACCGGGCCCATGTCGCCTGGATTCCGGGGGGCCTGGTGATGACGGCGCTGTGCTTCATCACGGTGGCGGCGGCGTACCTGTTCATCTCCTCGTTCTTCATCCGGGCGCCGCTGGGCGAATTGCGCACCCGCCCTCGGGGGCGACGGGCCGCCCTGTGGGAGTCGTTCTACCGGCCCTACGCCATCCACCGGAGGCACCGGCCGACGCGCCGACCGCCCCGGAGCCCGGACGCAGCGTCCGAGCACTGA